In the genome of Pseudarthrobacter sp. IC2-21, one region contains:
- a CDS encoding MDR family MFS transporter: MTTPTVPEAAKAPEKQHIVLLFVGLMLSMLLASLNQTVLSTALPTIVGELHGVSDMLWVITAFILASTITMPVYGKLGDLMGRKALLIAAITLFMIGSVIGALANDMGMLITARVIQGLGGGGLMILSQAVIADVVPARERGKYMGLMGGVFAISSVAGPLLGGWFTEGPGWRWVFWINIPLGLLALAGAFFFLKLPKHSGKPKLDLGGMFLLAIATTALVLFATWGGSKYDWTDPIILSLIAVTIVAAVAFVLVERRTAEPIIPLHLFKDLNFNLSTFAGLLIGVAMFGAIGYLPTYLQMAFSVNATESGLLMIPMMGALLVASVGSGQLVSRTGRYKWMPIAGSVLVAVALVLLSTLKPGQPLWEICAYLAVMGVGLGLSMQILVLIVQNSFPLREVGTATASNNFFRQIGATLGSAVVGSLFASRLATLLTERMPAAATGGGTPGGSNSLTPAVVDHLPAEIKDLIVSSYNDALTPIFIWMVPLAVIAAVVLVFIKEKPLATAIEHDVLSESISEGNILITADDEEPATASR, translated from the coding sequence ATGACCACCCCCACTGTCCCGGAGGCGGCCAAGGCCCCGGAGAAACAGCACATCGTGCTGCTGTTCGTCGGGCTGATGCTCTCCATGCTTCTCGCATCGCTCAACCAGACCGTGCTGAGCACGGCTCTGCCCACCATCGTGGGTGAACTGCACGGCGTCAGCGACATGCTGTGGGTCATCACCGCCTTCATCCTCGCCTCCACCATCACCATGCCCGTTTACGGCAAACTCGGGGACCTGATGGGCCGCAAGGCCCTGCTCATCGCAGCGATCACCCTCTTCATGATCGGATCCGTTATCGGCGCCCTGGCCAACGACATGGGCATGCTCATCACCGCCCGCGTCATCCAAGGCCTGGGCGGCGGCGGGCTCATGATCCTCTCGCAGGCGGTCATCGCCGACGTGGTCCCGGCCCGCGAACGCGGCAAATACATGGGCCTCATGGGCGGCGTCTTCGCCATCTCATCCGTGGCCGGACCGCTTCTTGGCGGCTGGTTCACCGAAGGCCCAGGCTGGCGCTGGGTCTTCTGGATCAACATCCCCCTGGGCCTGCTGGCCCTCGCCGGTGCGTTCTTCTTCCTGAAGCTCCCCAAGCACTCCGGAAAACCCAAGCTGGACCTCGGCGGCATGTTCCTGCTTGCCATCGCCACCACGGCCCTGGTGCTCTTCGCCACCTGGGGCGGCAGCAAGTACGACTGGACTGACCCCATCATCCTGTCCCTGATCGCCGTCACCATCGTCGCCGCCGTCGCGTTCGTCCTCGTGGAACGCCGCACCGCCGAGCCCATCATCCCGCTGCACCTGTTCAAAGACCTGAACTTCAACCTTTCCACCTTCGCGGGCCTGCTGATCGGCGTGGCCATGTTCGGCGCCATCGGCTACCTCCCCACCTACCTGCAGATGGCCTTCAGCGTCAACGCCACCGAGTCCGGGCTGCTGATGATCCCCATGATGGGCGCCCTGCTGGTGGCCTCCGTGGGCTCCGGCCAGCTGGTCAGCCGGACCGGACGGTACAAGTGGATGCCGATCGCCGGTTCGGTGCTGGTGGCCGTGGCCCTCGTGCTGCTCTCCACGCTCAAGCCCGGGCAGCCGCTCTGGGAAATCTGCGCCTACCTTGCCGTGATGGGTGTCGGGCTGGGCCTGAGCATGCAGATCCTGGTCCTGATCGTCCAGAACTCCTTCCCGCTGCGTGAAGTGGGCACCGCCACGGCGTCCAACAACTTCTTCCGCCAGATCGGCGCCACCCTCGGTTCGGCCGTCGTGGGCAGCCTGTTCGCCAGCCGGCTGGCAACTCTCCTTACCGAGCGGATGCCCGCAGCGGCCACCGGCGGCGGTACACCCGGCGGGTCGAACTCCCTCACCCCGGCAGTTGTCGACCACCTGCCCGCGGAGATCAAGGACCTGATCGTCTCCTCCTACAACGACGCCCTGACCCCGATCTTCATCTGGATGGTCCCGCTTGCGGTGATCGCCGCCGTCGTCCTCGTTTTCATCAAGGAAAAGCCGCTGGCCACCGCGATCGAACACGATGTCCTCTCCGAGTCGATTTCCGAAGGCAACATCCTCATCACAGCAGACGACGAGGAACCCGCCACCGCTTCGCGATAA
- a CDS encoding TetR/AcrR family transcriptional regulator, translated as MPEATFPTLRERKKVETWTAIHEAASSLAQERGLEQATVEVVAEAAGVSPRTFFNYFPAKEDAVLGLREPVLDPAEAAKLEGAADLLGQISLLLVAVARSAFGSTDIGRRRDLLQRYPNLHRRQMEYMAKGEALVCEAVIAGLANDPAWSGGAAGFSPGETARMLVMLAAVPAKFTATSPGFDPAAGLTPRELAPALELFHHLQRKLS; from the coding sequence ATGCCTGAAGCAACCTTTCCAACCCTGCGTGAGCGCAAAAAGGTGGAAACGTGGACGGCGATCCACGAGGCGGCTTCGTCACTTGCCCAGGAGCGCGGGCTGGAGCAGGCCACCGTGGAAGTTGTTGCGGAGGCCGCCGGGGTTTCGCCCCGGACGTTCTTCAACTACTTCCCCGCGAAAGAGGACGCGGTACTGGGTCTCCGTGAGCCCGTCCTGGACCCGGCAGAGGCCGCGAAGCTGGAAGGTGCAGCCGATCTTCTCGGCCAGATCTCCCTGTTGCTCGTCGCTGTGGCACGGTCAGCGTTCGGGAGCACGGATATTGGCCGGCGCCGGGATCTGCTGCAGCGCTACCCGAATTTGCACCGCCGCCAGATGGAATACATGGCCAAAGGCGAAGCCCTAGTTTGCGAGGCAGTGATCGCCGGGCTGGCAAACGATCCTGCCTGGTCCGGCGGCGCCGCAGGCTTCAGTCCGGGGGAGACTGCCCGGATGCTGGTCATGCTCGCCGCTGTGCCTGCCAAGTTCACGGCAACCTCGCCCGGTTTCGATCCCGCCGCAGGACTCACCCCCCGGGAACTCGCCCCCGCTCTGGAACTTTTTCATCACTTGCAAAGGAAACTCTCATGA
- a CDS encoding IS5 family transposase (programmed frameshift): protein MSRFQVFTDDQWARVEPLLPSSDGQRGRPFRNHRQVVEGIAYRYRCGIAWRDLPAEFGPWQTVWKRHRRYASDGTWDRIHSVLLTEADADGEIDWTVSVDSTINRAHQHGTNLPRNTGGSANYKKLWAEPEDHAVGRSRGGLSTKIHHACDGKGRPLAFIIGPGQGSDSRLFPHVIDAINVPRAGTGRARTRPDAVMGDKAYSSRANRSLLRARKIKAVIPEPRDQIANRKRKGARGGRPVDFDSEAYKGRSVVEQSFNIFKQWRSIATRYDKLAITYRSGVALYSVLIWLRQ, encoded by the exons GTGTCTCGTTTCCAAGTCTTTACCGATGATCAGTGGGCCCGCGTTGAGCCGTTGCTGCCCAGTTCCGACGGCCAGCGCGGTCGCCCGTTCCGGAACCACCGCCAAGTCGTGGAGGGCATCGCTTACCGGTACCGGTGCGGGATTGCCTGGCGGGACCTTCCCGCAGAGTTCGGTCCGTGGCAGACGGTGTGGAAGCGGCACCGCCGATACGCGTCTGACGGGACGTGGGACCGGATCCACTCCGTGCTGCTGACCGAAGCCGACGCCGATGGGGAGATCGACTGGACTGTATCGGTGGACTCAACGATCAACCGCGCCCATCAGCACGGAACCAACCTTCCCCGCAACACAGGGGGATCCGCC AATTACAAGAAACTCTGGGCCGAGCCTGAGGATCACGCAGTTGGGCGTTCCCGGGGCGGCTTGAGCACGAAGATCCACCACGCCTGCGACGGGAAAGGCAGGCCTCTGGCGTTCATCATTGGACCAGGCCAAGGTTCGGACTCACGCTTGTTCCCGCACGTCATCGACGCCATCAACGTCCCGCGCGCCGGGACGGGACGGGCCCGGACCCGCCCCGACGCGGTGATGGGCGACAAAGCCTACTCTTCCAGGGCCAACCGCTCACTCCTGCGGGCCCGGAAGATCAAGGCAGTCATTCCCGAACCCAGAGACCAGATCGCCAACCGCAAACGCAAAGGCGCACGCGGTGGCCGACCCGTGGACTTCGACAGCGAGGCCTACAAAGGCAGGTCCGTCGTCGAGCAGTCCTTCAACATTTTCAAGCAATGGCGCAGCATCGCCACCCGATACGACAAGCTCGCCATCACCTACCGCTCCGGGGTCGCCCTCTACTCCGTCCTCATCTGGCTACGCCAATAA